One stretch of Streptomyces hygroscopicus DNA includes these proteins:
- a CDS encoding ABC transporter, whose amino-acid sequence MTTPDTQRPRPGADILRTALRRNIGAMTWGTVLMGLYQAGETAFPIALGLIVEHTMRDRGLGSLGLAIAALAVIITTVSLSWRFGMRVLQKANTTEAHRWRVKVAAYGLQPVARDVDLKSGEVLTIATEDADQTADIIEVVPLLVSSLVAVLVAAVALGLADVRLGLLVIVGTVAILSILSVLSKRIGSSTREQQARVARAGAKVADLITGLRPLHGFGGNHAAFGSYRRVSTEAKHQAITVAKVNGVYAGTALALNAVLAAAVTLMAGSLAFSGRITIGELVMAVGLAQFIMEPLKLFSEMPKYVMMARASAERMALVLAAPPVAADGRERPAAGGDLDLDCVRYGSLRELKFTVAAGEFVAIAPYQPRAAADLASILAVQVPPGAYEGAVRVGGRELADLSIEAVREHLLVNPYDGEIFAGTLGTNIDPSGTSRMVPEAVEASMLTDVVALHREGLDYGVRDRGANLSGGQRQRLSLARALAADTDVLVLHDPTTAVDAVTEQLIARNIAKLRRDRTTIVITSSPALLNAADRVLVLDDGVITAEDTHRNLLATDQDYCRAVAR is encoded by the coding sequence ATGACCACTCCTGACACCCAGCGGCCCCGCCCGGGGGCCGACATCCTCCGGACCGCACTGCGCCGCAACATCGGCGCCATGACCTGGGGCACCGTCCTCATGGGCCTGTACCAGGCCGGTGAGACCGCCTTCCCCATCGCGCTCGGCCTGATCGTCGAGCACACGATGCGGGACCGCGGCCTCGGCTCGCTCGGCCTGGCGATCGCCGCGCTGGCGGTCATCATCACGACGGTGTCGCTGTCGTGGCGGTTCGGGATGCGCGTCCTGCAGAAGGCCAACACCACCGAGGCGCACCGCTGGCGGGTGAAGGTCGCGGCCTACGGCCTCCAGCCGGTGGCCAGGGACGTCGACCTGAAGTCCGGCGAGGTGCTGACCATCGCCACCGAGGACGCCGACCAGACCGCCGACATCATCGAGGTGGTGCCGCTGCTGGTCAGCTCGCTGGTGGCGGTGCTGGTCGCGGCGGTCGCACTGGGCCTGGCCGACGTCCGGCTCGGCCTGCTGGTGATCGTGGGCACGGTCGCGATTCTGTCGATCCTGAGCGTGCTGTCCAAGCGGATCGGCTCCAGCACCCGCGAACAGCAGGCCCGGGTGGCACGGGCGGGGGCGAAGGTCGCGGACCTGATCACCGGCCTGCGCCCGCTGCACGGCTTCGGCGGCAACCACGCGGCGTTCGGTTCCTATCGGAGGGTCAGCACGGAGGCGAAACACCAGGCGATCACCGTCGCCAAGGTCAACGGCGTGTACGCGGGCACCGCGCTGGCCCTCAACGCGGTCCTCGCCGCCGCCGTGACCCTGATGGCGGGCTCACTGGCCTTCAGCGGCCGGATCACCATCGGGGAACTCGTCATGGCCGTGGGGCTGGCGCAGTTCATCATGGAACCGCTCAAACTGTTCTCGGAGATGCCGAAGTACGTGATGATGGCGCGCGCGTCCGCCGAGCGGATGGCGCTGGTGCTGGCCGCGCCGCCGGTGGCGGCCGACGGGCGGGAGCGCCCGGCCGCGGGCGGAGACCTCGACCTCGACTGCGTCCGGTACGGCTCGCTGCGCGAGCTGAAGTTCACGGTGGCCGCCGGCGAGTTCGTGGCGATCGCGCCCTACCAGCCGCGCGCGGCGGCCGACCTCGCGTCGATCCTGGCCGTGCAGGTCCCGCCCGGCGCGTACGAGGGAGCGGTGCGGGTCGGCGGGCGGGAGCTCGCGGACCTGTCGATCGAGGCGGTCCGTGAACACCTGCTGGTGAACCCGTACGACGGGGAGATCTTCGCGGGCACCCTGGGCACGAACATCGATCCCTCGGGCACCAGCCGGATGGTCCCCGAGGCCGTCGAGGCGTCCATGCTGACCGACGTCGTCGCCCTCCACCGCGAAGGGCTCGACTACGGCGTCCGCGACCGCGGCGCGAACCTCTCCGGGGGACAGCGCCAGCGGCTGTCCCTGGCCCGCGCCCTCGCCGCCGATACCGACGTCCTCGTCCTGCACGACCCGACCACAGCCGTCGACGCGGTCACCGAGCAGCTCATCGCGCGCAACATCGCGAAGCTGCGTCGGGACCGCACCACCATCGTGATCACCAGCAGCCCGGCGCTGCTGAATGCCGCCGACCGGGTCCTCGTCCTGGACGACGGCGTCATCACCGCCGAGGACACCCATCGCAACCTCCTCGCCACCGACCAGGACTACTGCCGGGCGGTGGCCCGGTGA